In Spirochaetota bacterium, one genomic interval encodes:
- a CDS encoding phosphatidylglycerophosphatase A — translation MKKIKKYINIPNILTILRFILIIPFIIFFSKKDLISTILSFLIFIIASITDYIDGKIARKYNLITKIGVFLDPLADKFLVLTGFFLFSLYKIIFINIILIIMLLIRELFITFLRIETDFINLNKNENKEVKFNATLNLLNKENVKLKTSFIAKIKTTIQMFALSYYFIIYILNFKYNLPKFLFKEFSLVLFLIIIYFAYSSAYDYIIKNKRESINTLFRMLTSFFYTGYFPYFPGTFSSFLFYLISYFIITLPNKSFVKFLRFINFDKSNNVISYNSYFNLFYLGIIFLSSFLITLFVGNKANDLYKENDPKNFTLDEIAGASLNLFLTQLLFLIFYRKSTFISEKINILVTFLSTNIKQILLIIYIINFLFFRLFDIFKPLGIKRIQKLKGGLGILIDDLIAGFYSFICFIILVFIIFLFFF, via the coding sequence ATGAAAAAAATAAAAAAATATATTAATATTCCGAATATTTTAACAATTTTAAGATTTATATTAATAATACCTTTCATAATCTTTTTTAGCAAAAAAGACTTAATTTCTACTATATTAAGTTTTCTTATTTTTATAATTGCTTCAATAACAGATTATATTGATGGAAAAATTGCAAGAAAGTATAATCTTATAACTAAAATCGGGGTTTTTTTAGATCCACTTGCTGATAAATTTCTGGTATTAACTGGTTTCTTTCTATTTTCTTTATATAAAATTATTTTTATTAATATAATTCTTATAATAATGCTTTTAATAAGAGAATTATTTATTACTTTTTTAAGAATAGAAACTGATTTTATTAATCTTAATAAAAATGAAAATAAGGAAGTAAAATTTAATGCTACTTTAAATCTTTTAAATAAAGAAAATGTTAAATTAAAAACTTCTTTTATAGCAAAAATCAAAACAACAATACAAATGTTTGCACTTTCGTATTATTTCATAATTTATATTTTAAATTTCAAATACAATCTGCCAAAGTTCTTATTTAAGGAATTTTCTTTGGTGTTATTTTTAATAATAATCTATTTTGCATATTCCTCAGCATACGATTATATAATAAAAAATAAAAGAGAATCAATTAATACATTATTTAGAATGTTAACATCCTTTTTTTATACTGGATATTTTCCATATTTTCCTGGAACATTTTCATCATTTTTATTTTATTTAATTTCATATTTTATTATTACTTTACCAAATAAATCTTTTGTAAAATTTTTAAGATTTATAAATTTTGATAAAAGTAATAATGTTATATCATATAATTCTTATTTTAATTTATTTTATTTAGGAATTATTTTTTTATCAAGCTTTTTAATAACTTTATTTGTTGGAAATAAAGCAAATGACTTATATAAAGAAAATGATCCTAAGAATTTTACACTTGATGAAATAGCTGGGGCCTCATTAAATCTTTTTTTAACCCAATTATTATTTTTAATTTTTTACAGAAAATCAACCTTTATTTCAGAAAAAATTAATATTTTGGTTACTTTTCTATCCACAAATATAAAACAAATTTTATTAATAATATATATAATAAACTTTCTCTTTTTTAGATTATTTGATATATTTAAACCATTAGGGATTAAAAGAATACAGAAACTAAAAGGTGGTTTAGGAATATTAATAGATGATTTAATTGCTGGATTTTATTCTTTTATTTGTTTTATAATTTTAGTTTTTATTATCTTTCTATTTTTCTTTTGA
- a CDS encoding sigma-70 family RNA polymerase sigma factor, with product MIKNFDLINYIKLAKDGNNEAKNALYSKYYFFIVKIVSKFYNFINDSNNNFKDLLQEASYAFFLSIQNFNTTSQTNFNSYTYKIIKNYLINYLKKNEKINQYLKSNFNFLEIEKIISEEIKEEDIIFSEELYNKIENIFSFDFTNLERKVFLHYLNFQSYNEISKLINEEKKTIDNALYRAKNKLISKLSETEKSFLLNQRGLIVALKNILEKIEQKK from the coding sequence ATGATAAAAAATTTTGATTTAATTAATTATATAAAACTGGCAAAAGATGGAAATAATGAAGCAAAAAATGCGCTTTATAGTAAATATTACTTCTTTATAGTAAAAATTGTTTCCAAATTTTACAATTTTATTAATGATTCAAATAACAACTTCAAAGATCTTCTCCAGGAAGCTTCATATGCTTTCTTTTTATCTATTCAAAATTTTAACACAACCTCTCAAACCAATTTTAATTCATATACATACAAAATTATTAAGAATTATTTAATCAATTATTTAAAGAAAAATGAAAAAATTAATCAATATCTAAAGTCAAATTTTAATTTTTTGGAAATAGAAAAAATTATTTCTGAAGAAATCAAAGAAGAAGATATAATATTTTCCGAAGAACTTTACAATAAAATAGAAAATATTTTTTCATTTGACTTCACAAATTTAGAAAGAAAAGTTTTTTTACACTATCTTAACTTTCAATCATATAATGAGATATCAAAGCTAATTAATGAAGAAAAGAAAACTATAGATAATGCTTTATATAGAGCAAAAAATAAACTAATTTCAAAATTATCTGAAACTGAAAAATCATTTTTATTAAATCAAAGAGGATTAATAGTTGCATTAAAAAATATTCTTGAAAAAATCGAACAAAAAAAGTAA
- a CDS encoding ATP-dependent helicase has protein sequence MEQLLTKIQDYAVKLIGKPILVIASAGSGKTRIIVEKIKYLLDNGYNKNKLVALTFTNKAADEIIKRITKEENQIFPYFSTFHSFCLKIMKEHPELFNINPDFTVIDDDDQEEIIKDLTSKIKINNKNNYLNDEIYSINYLIDKINFIKLDKIDFNKEKIVYKKLKFEKDNYVKTIFYEYENFLRKNNLFDFQDLLIFSLKGLINNNTSNFFKLKFEYILVDEYQDTNWIQKEILKNIYNGNNLLAVGDEDQAIYSFRGGDVNNILNFEVDFPNSEIIFMTENFRSGKNIINFANFIISQNKNRRKKELKNALNKEGEVNLVNTNTNYDDSYAIVFIIKNLINQNYKLSDIAILYRANFQSGLIEKALLEENISYIIYGAISFFKRKEVKIAFDFIAFILNQSSIYLFSKLININRIGIGPKKIEDFIHFAKKEGFVQDNSIVNYLIKYKKNSEFVNFGEKIIDLIQYYNSPVEFLIKLKDIFKLDEYFIKISKDEKEIEERKENYETLIKIALEFKNKLKSSTIKDFYEKFVLYSREKNSNDFNGVKLMTIHLAKGLEFPIVIISGATNGLLPLIRLKDIENADIEEERRLFYVASTRAKDILYITSYSLTNYSYEYIINKIQNTKKENLKIFLQNFGKPSLFLKGIENLNFVNFYFYNSKLNQLIKINNQLNLNKNNKIENNLSTKEILDININEDLIINHKNYGKLKIINIIEISKNIKIYECINNKGEKIKILIN, from the coding sequence ATGGAACAACTACTTACTAAAATTCAAGATTACGCAGTAAAACTAATTGGTAAACCAATACTTGTAATTGCCTCAGCTGGATCAGGTAAGACAAGAATTATAGTAGAAAAAATAAAATATTTATTAGATAATGGTTACAATAAAAACAAACTAGTAGCATTAACTTTTACTAACAAAGCTGCTGATGAGATTATTAAAAGGATAACAAAAGAAGAAAATCAAATCTTTCCATATTTCTCAACATTTCACTCATTTTGTTTAAAAATTATGAAAGAACATCCTGAATTATTTAATATTAACCCTGATTTTACAGTAATTGATGATGATGATCAAGAAGAAATTATAAAAGATTTAACTTCAAAAATTAAAATCAACAATAAAAACAATTACTTAAACGATGAAATTTATTCTATTAACTATTTAATTGACAAAATAAATTTTATTAAACTTGATAAAATTGATTTTAACAAAGAAAAAATTGTTTATAAAAAATTAAAATTTGAAAAAGATAATTATGTTAAAACTATTTTTTATGAATACGAAAATTTTTTAAGAAAAAACAATCTATTTGATTTTCAAGATCTATTAATATTTTCTTTAAAAGGACTTATAAATAATAATACTAGTAATTTTTTTAAACTTAAATTTGAATATATTTTGGTAGATGAATATCAGGATACTAATTGGATTCAAAAAGAAATATTAAAAAATATTTATAATGGTAATAACTTGCTTGCAGTTGGAGATGAAGATCAAGCTATCTATTCATTTAGAGGAGGTGATGTTAATAATATATTGAATTTTGAAGTTGATTTCCCCAATTCAGAAATTATATTTATGACTGAAAATTTTAGATCTGGGAAAAATATTATAAATTTTGCTAATTTCATAATCTCTCAAAACAAAAATAGAAGAAAAAAGGAACTTAAAAATGCTTTAAATAAAGAAGGAGAGGTAAATTTAGTTAATACAAATACAAATTATGATGATTCTTATGCTATAGTTTTTATAATAAAAAACTTAATTAATCAAAATTATAAACTTTCTGATATAGCAATTTTATACAGAGCAAATTTTCAATCTGGTTTAATCGAAAAAGCTCTATTAGAAGAAAATATTAGTTATATAATTTATGGAGCAATATCTTTTTTTAAAAGAAAAGAAGTTAAAATTGCTTTTGATTTCATTGCATTTATTCTAAATCAATCATCAATTTACCTCTTTTCAAAACTTATTAACATTAATAGAATAGGTATAGGGCCTAAGAAAATTGAAGATTTTATTCATTTTGCAAAAAAAGAAGGTTTTGTTCAAGATAACTCAATAGTAAACTATCTTATAAAATACAAAAAAAATAGTGAATTTGTAAACTTTGGAGAAAAAATAATTGATCTTATACAATATTATAACTCACCTGTAGAATTTTTAATAAAATTAAAAGATATTTTTAAATTAGATGAATATTTTATTAAAATATCAAAAGATGAAAAAGAAATAGAAGAAAGAAAAGAAAATTACGAAACTTTAATAAAAATAGCACTTGAATTCAAAAACAAATTAAAATCTTCAACCATTAAAGATTTTTATGAAAAATTTGTTTTATATAGTAGAGAAAAGAATTCTAATGATTTTAATGGCGTTAAATTAATGACTATACATTTGGCTAAAGGCCTTGAATTTCCTATAGTAATTATTTCTGGGGCTACTAATGGTTTACTCCCATTAATAAGATTAAAAGATATTGAAAATGCAGATATAGAAGAAGAAAGAAGGTTATTTTATGTAGCTTCTACAAGGGCAAAAGATATTCTTTATATTACCAGTTACTCTTTAACTAATTATTCATATGAATATATAATAAATAAAATACAGAATACAAAAAAAGAAAACTTAAAAATATTTTTGCAAAATTTTGGAAAACCTTCCTTATTTTTAAAAGGTATAGAAAATTTAAATTTTGTTAATTTTTATTTCTACAATTCAAAATTAAACCAACTAATAAAAATTAATAATCAATTAAATCTTAATAAAAATAATAAAATCGAAAATAATCTAAGCACAAAAGAAATATTAGATATAAACATTAATGAAGATTTAATTATTAACCATAAAAATTATGGCAAACTAAAAATTATCAATATTATAGAAATATCAAAAAATATAAAAATTTATGAATGTATCAATAATAAAGGTGAAAAAATAAAAATATTGATAAATTAA
- the ortA gene encoding 2-amino-4-oxopentanoate thiolase subunit OrtA, which translates to MIKKDSWVKIECIILKPEERTANIPDDTKKVPYIFHAIGYLKKDANIGDIVEIKTRIGRTLTGRLIEENPTFRHNFGNLVKELVDINNELKQELKNL; encoded by the coding sequence ATGATAAAAAAAGATAGTTGGGTTAAAATAGAATGTATTATATTAAAACCTGAAGAAAGAACAGCAAATATCCCTGATGATACAAAAAAAGTTCCTTATATATTTCATGCTATAGGTTATCTTAAAAAAGATGCAAATATTGGAGATATTGTTGAGATAAAAACTAGAATTGGAAGAACACTTACAGGAAGACTTATTGAAGAAAATCCTACTTTTAGGCATAATTTCGGAAATCTTGTTAAAGAGCTTGTAGATATAAATAATGAATTAAAACAAGAATTAAAAAATTTATAA
- the ortB gene encoding 2-amino-4-oxopentanoate thiolase subunit OrtB, which yields MNENIKLNDKSYEAVMKRKNEIMKKSLGIDYSKYYISNIAFDYEKMMEDVGYSVPEILKIQNRFKVGNTPLFYLENITKLVRKYAKKGKGAKIYIKDEAANASGSFKARRAALSVYLAKKLGYKGVVAATSGNYGAAVASQSAMQGLNCIIIQEVFDSRFVGQPEIVEKSRHCDAYGAEVIMSSVGPELFYSLLLTLEETGYFNASLYTPFAIAGVETLGWELIHQMREIEGRDPDAVIITHAGGGNLTGTARGILKAKIELKETNYTEIIGCSVDLSGLHMASDNDFNKKSFTTGHTGFGVPFATWPDRADTPKNAARPLRYMDRYITVTQGEVFYATEMLSALEGLERGPAGNTSLAGAINLAMEMDSNQIIVVQETEYTGAGKHPQAQLSFAKENGIEIKRGDPRDSINGKNIILPRNISDFYLNELDLKNLKKSYLRNIIKNFYNEIITDVDLEFLSFDINEKISWIKETIFELLNEIKKEKNKN from the coding sequence ATGAATGAAAATATTAAATTGAATGATAAAAGTTATGAAGCAGTAATGAAAAGAAAAAATGAAATAATGAAAAAGTCTCTTGGAATAGATTACTCAAAGTATTATATTTCCAATATCGCTTTTGATTATGAAAAAATGATGGAAGATGTTGGTTATTCAGTCCCTGAAATATTAAAAATTCAAAATAGATTTAAGGTTGGAAATACTCCTTTATTTTACCTTGAAAACATTACAAAACTTGTAAGAAAATATGCAAAAAAAGGAAAAGGTGCTAAAATCTATATAAAGGATGAAGCAGCAAATGCTTCTGGATCATTTAAAGCAAGAAGAGCTGCTTTATCTGTATATTTAGCAAAAAAACTTGGATATAAAGGAGTTGTTGCTGCAACTTCTGGAAATTATGGTGCTGCTGTTGCTTCCCAATCTGCTATGCAAGGTTTAAATTGTATAATAATTCAGGAAGTTTTTGATTCAAGATTCGTTGGTCAACCAGAAATTGTTGAAAAATCAAGGCATTGCGATGCATATGGTGCTGAAGTTATTATGTCTTCTGTTGGTCCTGAATTATTTTATTCTCTTTTATTAACACTAGAAGAAACAGGTTACTTCAATGCTTCTTTATATACCCCATTTGCTATAGCAGGTGTAGAAACTTTAGGATGGGAATTGATTCATCAAATGAGAGAAATTGAAGGAAGAGATCCAGATGCAGTTATCATTACACATGCAGGTGGTGGAAATTTAACTGGTACAGCAAGAGGAATATTAAAAGCTAAAATAGAGCTTAAAGAAACTAATTATACTGAAATAATAGGGTGTTCAGTTGATTTAAGTGGTTTGCATATGGCATCAGATAATGATTTTAACAAAAAATCTTTTACAACAGGACATACAGGATTTGGAGTTCCTTTTGCTACTTGGCCAGATAGAGCAGATACACCAAAGAATGCTGCAAGACCATTAAGATATATGGATAGATACATTACTGTTACACAAGGTGAAGTTTTTTATGCAACTGAGATGCTTTCAGCTTTAGAAGGCCTTGAAAGAGGCCCAGCTGGAAATACTTCCCTTGCAGGTGCTATTAATCTTGCTATGGAAATGGATTCTAATCAAATAATTGTTGTTCAGGAAACTGAATATACGGGGGCAGGAAAACATCCTCAAGCTCAACTTTCCTTTGCTAAAGAAAATGGTATCGAAATAAAAAGAGGAGATCCAAGAGATTCTATTAATGGTAAAAATATTATTTTACCAAGAAATATTTCTGATTTTTATCTTAATGAACTTGATCTTAAAAATTTGAAAAAATCATATCTTAGAAATATAATTAAAAATTTCTATAATGAAATAATTACAGATGTTGATTTAGAATTTTTATCCTTTGATATTAATGAAAAAATTAGTTGGATTAAAGAAACAATTTTTGAATTATTAAATGAAATAAAAAAAGAAAAAAATAAAAATTAA
- a CDS encoding ornithine aminomutase subunit alpha — MKSGLERKDDFEKRREHLKNLSDEELKKRFWELTEKIVDPLVKLAKTHTSPSIERSVLLRMGFNSIQSKAIVEEIIKKDLLGHGAGNIVLKLAEKERIDYLKAGQKIIEGYPIENLFQ; from the coding sequence ATGAAATCAGGACTTGAAAGAAAAGATGATTTTGAAAAAAGAAGAGAACATTTAAAAAATTTATCAGATGAAGAATTAAAGAAAAGATTTTGGGAATTAACAGAAAAAATAGTAGATCCCTTAGTTAAATTAGCTAAAACACATACATCTCCATCAATTGAAAGATCAGTACTATTAAGAATGGGATTCAATTCTATTCAATCTAAAGCTATTGTAGAAGAAATTATAAAAAAAGATCTTTTAGGACATGGAGCAGGAAATATTGTCCTTAAATTAGCAGAAAAAGAGAGGATAGATTATCTTAAAGCAGGACAAAAAATTATCGAAGGGTACCCAATAGAAAATTTATTCCAATAA
- the oraE gene encoding D-ornithine 4,5-aminomutase subunit OraE, whose product MKLDPKKKLDFKYILSDLKNFRAKKRGWVWREKPESIKYGEHTYYDHSTPLKKSIPLPAAKYFGNIDPQPKPIITTEIASGRFEDDIRRMRMAAWHGADHIMVIRTTGQSHIDGLIEGTPEGIGGVPITRKQVRATKKALELIEEEVGRPINFHSYVSGVAGPEIAVMYAEEGIAGAHQDPQYNVLYRNINMFRSFVDAAEAKKIMADAHIFQIDGAHNANATAKKAWNVRPELMVQHAINSLYSVKVGMNPSNIGLSTVPPTAAPAPKIWYDLPYAVALRDLFSDFKFRAQQNTRYVESDTDEATITHVIDTLISALTSADIQSTITPDEGRNVPWHINNIRAVDGTKQVFNSLDGIKKLVKLDMDGPLGKMVRELKERAVLFLEEIIEVGGYFEAVSKGYFVDSGYYPERNGDGIVREKDGGVAANSIVERKPDYFAPVCSHFGNNNIPSKYKKACDAIDGCTLCKPEKIQFIDELDPEDNVEKRIKKYLEDEEKGIIKPEAEWHGDGIVTVEMVIPTFYEAAEVAALEFAKKMNLEDPQIIHKRVLHPAEASAFLVKGKLNASINLSDIKIPEKEEYLSDSEIEEFVKKHDLKVVGATVGEDEHSVGMQEILDIKHGGIEKWGFKCYYLGTSVPVEKLVDAAIEVGACAILASTIITHGDVHRINMKKLDSICREKGIRNKILLIGGGTQVTDEIAKECGLDAGFGRGTHGIDVANFIVKKLKGIKK is encoded by the coding sequence ATGAAATTAGATCCAAAAAAGAAATTAGATTTTAAATATATACTTTCAGATTTAAAAAATTTTAGAGCAAAAAAAAGAGGTTGGGTGTGGAGAGAAAAACCAGAATCTATAAAGTATGGTGAACACACATATTATGATCACTCCACACCTTTAAAAAAATCCATACCTCTCCCTGCAGCTAAATATTTCGGGAATATTGATCCACAACCAAAACCAATAATAACTACAGAAATAGCTTCTGGAAGATTTGAAGATGACATAAGAAGAATGAGAATGGCAGCATGGCATGGGGCTGATCATATTATGGTTATCAGAACAACAGGACAATCACACATTGATGGATTAATTGAAGGAACACCTGAAGGTATTGGAGGTGTTCCAATTACAAGAAAACAAGTAAGAGCTACTAAAAAAGCTTTAGAATTAATTGAAGAAGAAGTTGGTAGACCCATAAATTTCCACTCTTATGTTTCAGGTGTTGCAGGACCAGAAATTGCAGTTATGTATGCTGAAGAAGGTATTGCAGGTGCTCACCAAGACCCACAATACAATGTTTTATATAGAAATATAAACATGTTTAGATCTTTTGTAGATGCTGCAGAAGCTAAAAAAATTATGGCAGATGCACATATTTTTCAAATTGATGGAGCACATAATGCAAATGCTACAGCAAAAAAAGCTTGGAATGTTAGACCTGAACTTATGGTTCAACATGCAATAAATTCTCTTTATTCTGTAAAGGTAGGGATGAATCCTTCAAACATTGGTCTATCAACTGTGCCACCAACAGCTGCACCAGCTCCAAAAATTTGGTACGATTTACCTTATGCTGTAGCTCTGAGAGATTTGTTTTCTGATTTTAAATTCAGAGCTCAACAAAATACAAGATATGTTGAATCTGATACTGATGAAGCTACTATTACACATGTTATTGATACTTTAATATCAGCTTTAACATCAGCAGATATTCAGTCTACTATTACTCCTGATGAAGGAAGAAATGTTCCATGGCATATTAATAATATAAGAGCTGTAGATGGAACAAAACAGGTTTTTAACTCTCTTGATGGTATAAAAAAATTAGTAAAACTCGATATGGATGGCCCTCTTGGGAAAATGGTTAGAGAACTAAAAGAAAGAGCTGTTTTATTTTTAGAAGAAATAATTGAGGTTGGTGGATATTTTGAAGCAGTATCAAAAGGATATTTTGTCGATTCTGGGTATTATCCAGAAAGGAATGGTGATGGAATTGTAAGAGAAAAAGATGGAGGTGTGGCTGCAAATTCTATAGTTGAAAGAAAACCTGATTATTTTGCTCCTGTATGTTCTCATTTTGGAAATAATAATATTCCCTCAAAATACAAAAAAGCTTGCGATGCTATAGATGGATGTACATTATGTAAACCCGAAAAAATTCAATTCATAGATGAATTGGATCCTGAAGATAATGTTGAAAAAAGAATTAAAAAATATTTAGAAGATGAAGAAAAAGGTATCATTAAGCCTGAAGCTGAATGGCATGGGGATGGTATAGTTACAGTAGAAATGGTTATTCCAACCTTTTATGAAGCAGCAGAGGTTGCTGCACTTGAGTTTGCAAAGAAAATGAATCTTGAAGATCCTCAAATAATTCACAAAAGAGTTCTTCATCCAGCTGAAGCTTCTGCTTTCTTAGTAAAAGGAAAACTTAATGCTTCAATTAATTTATCTGATATTAAGATTCCAGAAAAAGAAGAATATTTAAGCGATAGTGAAATAGAGGAATTTGTTAAAAAACATGATTTAAAAGTTGTTGGTGCAACTGTTGGGGAAGATGAGCATTCTGTAGGAATGCAAGAAATTTTAGACATTAAACATGGAGGAATTGAAAAGTGGGGATTTAAATGCTATTATCTTGGCACCTCTGTACCAGTTGAGAAACTCGTAGATGCAGCGATAGAGGTTGGTGCTTGTGCAATACTTGCTTCTACCATAATTACTCATGGTGATGTTCATAGAATAAATATGAAAAAGCTTGATTCAATTTGTAGAGAAAAAGGAATTAGAAATAAGATATTATTAATAGGAGGAGGAACTCAAGTTACAGATGAAATAGCAAAAGAGTGTGGATTGGATGCAGGATTTGGAAGAGGAACTCATGGAATAGATGTTGCTAATTTTATAGTTAAAAAACTTAAAGGAATAAAAAAATAA
- a CDS encoding M23 family metallopeptidase, translating into MNKIKTVLLLLIFVIIIILNFNITYSDSIDLLNYKDKSNNTVYFFSKDFQPGKPHFFLVYSKDKEFLNNIIVDYAKFYFMKLFENNNWYLCFYSINVPYKNLNLELKIIEKSSKKILFKYIYILPEKEKKDEKKYSTTIKATQNMVNLSQQKDISILEREFFQKIYTKVIEEKYFILPFSYPLEKNIITSPFGLARAYKDSNGNIYKISYHYGVDFKGKEGDKVYATNNGYIRFAGFKDIRGNCIVIDHGYGIYSTYFHLSKIVVNDGSFVKKGTYIGEVGATGSATGPHLHYELRINNVLVDGVEIIKIYNQILKIIKNFDTEKMILNLKSYTEVENILEEEIINEENNDN; encoded by the coding sequence ATGAATAAAATAAAAACTGTTTTATTACTATTAATATTTGTTATTATTATTATATTAAATTTTAATATTACCTATTCTGATTCAATTGATCTTTTAAACTATAAAGATAAAAGCAATAATACTGTTTATTTTTTTTCAAAAGATTTTCAACCTGGTAAACCACATTTTTTTCTTGTTTATTCAAAAGATAAAGAATTTTTAAATAATATAATTGTTGATTATGCAAAGTTTTATTTTATGAAATTATTTGAAAACAATAACTGGTATTTATGTTTTTATTCTATAAATGTCCCCTATAAAAATTTAAATTTAGAATTAAAAATTATAGAGAAGAGTTCGAAAAAGATCTTATTTAAATATATCTATATTTTGCCTGAAAAAGAAAAAAAGGATGAAAAGAAATATAGCACTACAATAAAGGCTACTCAAAATATGGTAAATCTATCTCAACAAAAAGATATTTCTATTCTAGAAAGAGAATTTTTTCAAAAAATTTATACTAAAGTTATAGAAGAGAAATATTTTATTTTACCATTTAGTTATCCTCTTGAAAAAAACATTATTACGTCTCCATTTGGGTTAGCAAGAGCTTATAAAGATTCAAATGGCAATATTTATAAAATTTCTTATCATTATGGAGTAGATTTTAAAGGTAAAGAAGGAGATAAAGTATATGCTACGAATAATGGTTATATAAGATTTGCTGGTTTTAAAGATATAAGGGGAAACTGTATAGTAATAGATCATGGATATGGAATATATTCAACCTATTTTCATTTAAGTAAAATTGTTGTAAATGATGGAAGTTTTGTAAAAAAAGGCACATATATTGGGGAAGTTGGAGCTACAGGTTCTGCCACTGGGCCTCATCTACATTACGAACTAAGAATTAACAATGTTCTTGTTGATGGAGTAGAAATAATAAAAATTTATAATCAAATACTTAAAATAATTAAAAATTTTGATACAGAGAAAATGATATTGAATTTAAAAAGTTATACTGAGGTAGAAAATATTTTAGAAGAAGAAATTATTAATGAAGAAAACAATGATAATTAA
- a CDS encoding RtcB family protein has protein sequence MSTNYLKIEGKYNIAIVYTKNIDNSAIDQIKALVNLEFFKDCKIAIMPDVHAGAGCVIGLTMTLNKYVIPNLVGVDIGCGMLTLNIGNKINLDFEKLDNFIKKNIPHGFDKNKTIDTRIKNEDPYIEKILTNSFENTNIKINKLDDFVNQIENISIKIGISPEEQLRSLGSLGGGNHFIEVDKDDKENYFLVIHTGSRHFGWQIANYHQDIAKKYCQKKGYKVSSSLSFLEDEKKENYLFDMKIAQVFAKVNRFIIASRILEFLDVEFKKIDHFETIHNYINFKDNIIRKGAVSAYKGEKILIPINMRDGSLISIGKGNSDWNFSAPHGAGRIMSRNEAKKKLSLEEFKETMKGIYSTTINRDTLDEAPFAYKGIDEIIKNITETVEIEKIIKPIYNFKAPE, from the coding sequence ATGAGTACAAACTACCTAAAAATAGAAGGTAAATATAATATTGCTATTGTTTATACTAAAAATATTGATAATTCAGCTATTGATCAAATTAAAGCTCTTGTCAACTTAGAGTTTTTTAAAGATTGCAAAATTGCTATAATGCCTGATGTTCATGCTGGTGCTGGATGTGTTATAGGACTTACTATGACACTAAATAAATATGTAATTCCTAATTTAGTTGGAGTTGATATTGGTTGTGGCATGTTAACATTAAATATAGGTAATAAAATAAATCTTGATTTTGAAAAGCTTGATAATTTTATAAAAAAAAATATTCCACATGGATTTGATAAAAATAAAACAATTGATACAAGAATTAAAAATGAAGATCCATATATTGAAAAAATATTAACCAATTCTTTTGAGAATACAAACATAAAAATTAACAAATTAGATGATTTTGTTAATCAGATAGAAAACATTTCAATTAAAATCGGAATTTCTCCTGAAGAACAACTAAGATCACTAGGTTCTTTAGGTGGTGGAAATCATTTTATAGAAGTTGATAAGGATGATAAAGAAAACTATTTTTTAGTAATTCACACAGGTTCAAGACATTTTGGATGGCAAATTGCAAATTATCATCAAGATATTGCAAAAAAATATTGTCAAAAAAAAGGCTATAAAGTTAGCAGTTCTCTTTCATTCCTAGAAGATGAAAAAAAAGAAAATTATCTATTTGATATGAAAATTGCTCAAGTTTTTGCTAAAGTAAATAGATTTATAATTGCTTCGAGAATATTAGAATTTTTAGATGTAGAATTTAAAAAGATTGACCATTTTGAAACAATTCACAATTACATTAATTTCAAAGATAATATTATTAGAAAAGGGGCTGTATCAGCATACAAAGGAGAAAAAATATTAATTCCAATAAATATGAGAGATGGGAGTTTAATATCAATAGGTAAAGGTAATTCTGATTGGAATTTTTCAGCTCCTCATGGTGCAGGTAGAATAATGTCCAGAAATGAAGCAAAGAAAAAGCTTTCTTTAGAAGAATTCAAAGAAACTATGAAAGGAATATATTCAACTACAATCAATAGAGATACTCTCGATGAAGCCCCTTTTGCTTATAAAGGAATAGACGAAATAATAAAAAATATTACTGAAACAGTAGAAATTGAAAAAATAATAAAACCAATCTATAATTTTAAAGCTCCAGAATAA